One segment of Bacteroides caecimuris DNA contains the following:
- a CDS encoding stage 0 sporulation family protein produces MEYKLHNGSGGLCCKGCSRQDKKLNTYDWLADIPGNAEESDMVEVQFKNTRKGYFRNSNKIKLEKGDIVAVEAAPGHDIGVVTLTDRLVPLQMKKANFKADTEIKRVYRKAKPVDMEKFNEAKAKEHATMIRARQIALNLNLNMKIGDVEYQGDGNKAIFYYIADERVDFRQLIKVLAEAFRVRIEMKQIGARQEAGRIGGIGPCGRELCCATWMTSFVSVSTSAARFQDISLNPQKLAGQCAKLKCCLNYEVDCYVEAQKRLPSREIELETKDGTFYFFKADILSNQVSYSTDKNFPANLVTISGKRAFEVISMNKKGMKPDSLLEEEKKAEPRKPVDLLEQESVTRFDRNRNNKEGGNNANRNNKKKKKGNNNNGNRPQQQAEGGNRPQQPQRENENRPQQSENGNRGERDNRPRNNNNNNRNRGQNQGRNNENRRPERGSNQERPQGQERSNQERPQQQDRQREQQGQERQERRPNHERPSRPERNQNQEKQSTNEKSTQE; encoded by the coding sequence ATGGAATATAAACTTCATAATGGAAGCGGCGGCCTTTGCTGCAAAGGATGCTCCCGACAAGATAAAAAGCTGAACACCTACGATTGGCTGGCGGACATTCCGGGCAATGCGGAAGAGAGTGACATGGTGGAAGTGCAATTCAAGAATACCCGGAAGGGATATTTCCGGAACAGCAACAAGATTAAACTGGAAAAAGGAGATATCGTTGCCGTTGAAGCGGCTCCCGGTCATGACATCGGAGTGGTTACATTGACCGACCGGCTCGTTCCGCTGCAAATGAAGAAAGCAAACTTCAAGGCAGATACGGAAATCAAGCGTGTCTATCGGAAAGCTAAGCCAGTAGATATGGAAAAGTTCAACGAAGCCAAAGCCAAAGAACACGCTACGATGATTCGTGCGCGTCAGATTGCGTTGAATCTCAATCTGAATATGAAAATCGGAGACGTGGAGTATCAGGGGGATGGCAACAAAGCTATTTTCTACTATATCGCCGATGAGCGGGTAGACTTCCGGCAGCTGATTAAAGTATTGGCCGAAGCATTCCGCGTACGTATCGAAATGAAACAAATCGGTGCCCGTCAGGAAGCAGGACGCATCGGCGGAATCGGTCCTTGTGGACGCGAACTCTGCTGCGCTACGTGGATGACGAGCTTCGTCTCTGTTTCTACCAGTGCAGCCCGTTTTCAGGATATCTCATTGAATCCGCAGAAACTTGCCGGACAATGCGCTAAACTGAAATGCTGTCTGAACTACGAAGTGGACTGTTATGTGGAAGCTCAAAAACGTCTCCCATCAAGAGAGATAGAGCTAGAAACGAAAGATGGTACTTTCTATTTCTTCAAAGCGGACATTCTAAGTAATCAGGTTTCTTACTCTACGGATAAAAACTTCCCAGCCAACCTGGTCACCATCAGCGGCAAACGTGCGTTTGAAGTAATCTCCATGAATAAGAAAGGGATGAAACCGGACAGTTTGCTCGAAGAAGAAAAGAAAGCGGAACCGAGAAAACCAGTTGACTTGCTGGAACAGGAAAGTGTTACCCGCTTCGACCGCAACCGGAATAATAAAGAGGGCGGCAATAACGCTAACCGGAATAATAAAAAGAAGAAAAAAGGAAACAATAATAACGGGAACCGCCCGCAACAGCAAGCGGAAGGTGGCAATCGTCCGCAACAACCGCAACGGGAGAATGAAAACCGCCCGCAGCAGTCAGAAAACGGCAACAGAGGGGAAAGAGACAACCGACCGAGAAATAACAATAACAACAACCGGAACAGAGGACAGAACCAGGGACGGAACAACGAAAACAGACGTCCGGAAAGAGGTTCAAATCAGGAACGTCCACAAGGACAGGAACGGTCGAATCAGGAACGTCCGCAGCAACAAGACCGTCAACGTGAACAACAAGGTCAAGAACGTCAAGAACGTCGTCCCAACCACGAGCGTCCTTCCAGACCGGAAAGAAATCAGAATCAGGAGAAACAGTCAACTAATGAAAAGTCTACTCAAGAATAG
- a CDS encoding ATP-binding protein, giving the protein MFFRDVIGQEEIKQRLIQEVNEGRIPHAQLICGPEGVGKMPLAIAYARYISCTNRGKTDACGTCPSCVKFNKLVHPDVHFVFPIVKSAKGKKEVCDDYIADWRSFVINHPYFNLNHWLGEMDAENSQALIYAKESDEILKKLSLKSSEGGFKITIVWLPEKMHPVCANKLLKLLEEPPEKTVFLLVSEAPDMILPTILSRTQRMNVRKIDEASIDRVLQTKYNILPAASISIAHLANGNFIKALETVHLNEENQLFFDLFVSLMRLSYQRKIREMKMWSEQVAGMGRERQKNFLEYCQRMIRENFIFNLHQRDLTYMTINEQNFATRFAPFVNERNVMGIMDELSEAQLHIEQNVNAKMVFFDFSLKMIVLLKQ; this is encoded by the coding sequence ATGTTTTTCAGAGACGTAATCGGACAAGAAGAAATCAAGCAACGGCTCATTCAGGAAGTGAATGAGGGGCGTATTCCACATGCCCAGCTGATTTGCGGACCGGAAGGGGTCGGGAAAATGCCGTTGGCTATTGCATACGCACGTTACATCAGTTGCACTAATCGGGGAAAGACTGATGCCTGCGGAACGTGTCCGTCCTGCGTGAAATTCAATAAATTGGTGCATCCCGACGTACATTTCGTATTCCCTATCGTGAAAAGCGCAAAAGGGAAAAAGGAAGTATGCGATGATTATATTGCCGACTGGCGGTCGTTTGTTATCAATCATCCTTACTTTAACCTCAATCACTGGTTGGGAGAGATGGATGCGGAAAACTCACAGGCATTGATTTACGCCAAAGAGAGTGACGAAATCCTAAAAAAACTTAGCCTGAAATCCAGCGAAGGAGGATTTAAGATTACGATTGTATGGTTGCCGGAAAAAATGCATCCGGTATGTGCCAACAAACTGCTGAAGTTGCTTGAGGAACCGCCCGAGAAAACGGTTTTCTTATTAGTATCGGAAGCACCGGACATGATTCTGCCCACTATCCTAAGCCGTACCCAGCGCATGAATGTACGGAAGATTGATGAAGCCAGTATCGACCGGGTATTACAGACGAAATATAACATTTTGCCTGCCGCCAGTATTTCCATTGCCCATCTGGCAAACGGGAATTTTATCAAGGCACTCGAAACGGTTCATTTGAATGAAGAGAACCAGTTGTTTTTTGACTTGTTTGTCAGCCTGATGCGGTTGTCTTACCAACGGAAAATCAGGGAGATGAAAATGTGGAGCGAGCAAGTGGCGGGCATGGGACGTGAACGTCAGAAGAACTTCCTGGAATATTGCCAACGCATGATTCGGGAAAATTTTATCTTCAACCTGCACCAGCGCGACCTGACGTATATGACGATTAATGAACAGAATTTTGCAACCCGCTTTGCTCCTTTTGTCAACGAACGAAACGTGATGGGCATCATGGACGAATTAAGCGAAGCGCAACTACATATAGAACAGAACGTAAATGCTAAAATGGTATTCTTCGACTTCTCGCTGAAAATGATTGTACTGTTGAAGCAATAA
- the metF gene encoding methylenetetrahydrofolate reductase [NAD(P)H], with amino-acid sequence MKVIDLIHSNKKTAFSFEILPPLKGTGIEKLYQTIDTLREFDPKYINITTHRSEYVYKDLGNGLFQRNRLRRRPGTVAVAAAIQNKYNITVVPHILCSGFTREETEYVLLDLQFLNITELLVLRGDKAKHESAFTPEGDGYHHAIELQEQINNFNKGIFVDGSEMKVSNTPFSYGVACYPEKHEEAPNIETDLYWLKKKVENGAEYAVTQLFYDNRKYFEFVEQAKAAGINIPIIPGIKPFKKLSQLSMVPKTFKVDLPEDLVKEALKCKNDAEAEQVGIEWCVSQCKELMAHGVPSIHFYSIGAVDSIKEVAKIIY; translated from the coding sequence ATGAAAGTAATTGATTTAATACATAGCAACAAGAAAACCGCTTTTTCTTTCGAGATACTTCCACCGCTGAAAGGAACGGGAATAGAAAAGTTATATCAGACAATCGATACGCTTCGGGAATTTGACCCGAAATATATCAATATCACTACCCACCGCAGCGAATACGTGTATAAAGACCTCGGTAACGGATTGTTTCAGAGAAACCGCTTGAGAAGGCGTCCGGGAACGGTTGCCGTGGCTGCCGCCATCCAGAATAAATACAATATTACAGTAGTCCCGCATATTCTGTGCAGCGGATTCACACGTGAAGAAACCGAGTATGTGCTACTCGACCTGCAATTTCTGAATATCACAGAATTGCTGGTATTGCGTGGTGACAAAGCGAAACATGAGTCGGCATTTACACCGGAAGGCGACGGTTATCATCATGCTATCGAGTTGCAGGAACAAATCAATAATTTCAATAAAGGCATTTTTGTGGATGGTTCGGAGATGAAAGTCAGCAATACACCGTTTTCATACGGGGTGGCTTGTTATCCGGAGAAACACGAAGAAGCGCCTAATATCGAGACAGACCTTTACTGGCTGAAGAAAAAAGTGGAGAACGGAGCGGAATATGCCGTGACACAGTTGTTCTACGATAACAGGAAATATTTTGAGTTTGTAGAGCAGGCGAAGGCGGCAGGTATCAATATACCTATCATTCCGGGAATCAAGCCGTTCAAGAAACTGTCTCAACTAAGCATGGTTCCAAAGACTTTCAAAGTGGACTTGCCGGAAGACTTGGTGAAAGAAGCGTTGAAGTGCAAGAATGACGCGGAAGCCGAGCAGGTAGGCATCGAATGGTGTGTATCCCAATGCAAGGAGTTGATGGCTCATGGAGTGCCGAGTATTCATTTCTACTCTATCGGAGCAGTAGACAGTATCAAAGAAGTAGCCAAAATCATTTATTGA